A single window of Narcine bancroftii isolate sNarBan1 chromosome 1, sNarBan1.hap1, whole genome shotgun sequence DNA harbors:
- the LOC138762773 gene encoding general transcription factor II-I repeat domain-containing protein 2-like, translating into MRSMATKRRKIDAEWRSFQEIWTENYFFVQHFGKPVCLICNGSVGVNKEFNIKRHYETKHAKFQELSAQARTDEVWRLKVSLEKPSSFFTKKNAEFCTIKADSRPPGYMNENQCGVNIIPI; encoded by the exons CATGGCGACAAAACGCAGGAAGATAGATGCTGAATGGCGAAGTTTCCAAGAAATCTGGACCGAAAATTACTTCTTTGTGCAGCATTTTGGAAAACCTGTTTGCCTCATTTGCAATGGAAGTGTTGGTGTGAACAAGGAGTTCAACATCAAACGTCACTATGAAACAAAACATGCAAAATTCCAGGAATTGAGTGCACAAGCTCGGACAGATGAAGTTTGGAGACTGAAAGTAAGCTTGGAAAAACCAAGTTCATTTTTCACAAAGAAGAATGCTGAGTTCTGCACTATCAAAGCTGATAGCAG ACCGCCCGGATACATGAATGAAAATCAATGTGGGGTCAACATTATTCCAATATGA